The proteins below are encoded in one region of Helianthus annuus cultivar XRQ/B chromosome 2, HanXRQr2.0-SUNRISE, whole genome shotgun sequence:
- the LOC110888529 gene encoding egg cell-secreted protein 1.2 yields the protein MAAIRVLPITLLLLSCLVTFQVSSMAGKVHMNKPDKGLIVRLQGENSGELMDCWNALFELKSCTNEIVLFFFNGDSYLSTDCCRAIRVITLGCWPSMLTSLGITSEEGDILRGYCGGAPLPQPTMLEGSKF from the coding sequence ATGGCTGCAATTAGGGTTCTTCCCATCACTCTACTTTTACTATCATGCCTTGTTACATTCCAAGTTAGTTCAATGGCTGGGAAAGTGCACATGAACAAGCCCGATAAAGGCCTCATTGTTCGGCTTCAAGGAGAAAACAGCGGCGAGCTAATGGACTGTTGGAATGCATTATTTGAGTTAAAATCATGCACGAATGAGATCGTACTTTTCTTTTTTAATGGAGATAGTTACTTGTCGACGGATTGTTGTAGAGCCATTCGTGTTATAACACTTGGGTGTTGGCCCTCGATGCTTACTTCTCTTGGTATCACTTCCGAGGAAGGTGATATTCTTCGAGGTTATTGTGGTGGCGCACCGCTGCCACAACCAACCATGCTTGAGGGCTCAAAATTTTGA
- the LOC118485499 gene encoding uncharacterized protein LOC118485499, giving the protein MEALHCMLDKVVEMGELEGLWFGNGEKPISHLFYANDALLMGFWTKDNVEKVARILRVFHICLGLKINTHKSHLFGIGVHEGEVDSMTNVLWCQVGSVPFDYLGIRVGANMNRVSHWITVIESVQNRLSLWKAKTLSIGAKWGWRFTIEKDALWRRVVEYIHGGRGLWSFLPIKRALTGCWKSIASWLEKCIIQDKKLKQLIRCSVEKGERVRFWNDILLGSVDLKSRWPGLYRLEKNKLCTVAERFKEDSGDWSFSVEWQRGFLAVEEISEHQDLTVMLQGFSISNVEDKWYWDIDTSAVFFSVACFKDLLQKDRGGTRDHSMKWEGWVPIKVNMVSWRAEFHRLPTRGALTKRRINIVDVSCPLCETGNEEVNHLFMGCRFSYGVWSFICKWCNLDPFFAYDVEDLMRLYRNVHGGKWRKRLLEALSWLRFGFCGRHGMLRFFNIHQGKLERL; this is encoded by the exons ATGGAAGCACTCCATTGTATGCTGGATAAAGTGGTTGAGATGGGAGAATTGGAGGGGCTTTGGTTTGGTAATGGTGAGAAACCTATATCCCATTTATTTTATGCCAATGATGCACTTCTTATGGGATTTTGGACGAAAGACAATGTTGAGAAGGTGGCAAGAATTCTTCGGGTGTTTCATATTTGCTTGGGTTTGAAAATTAATACTCATAAATCTCATTTGTTTGGTATTGGGGTTCATGAAGGGGAGGTTGATAGTATGACGAATGTTCTTTGGTGTCAGGTGGGGAGTGTACCCTTTGATTATTTGGGGATCCGGGTTGGAGCTAATATGAATAGGGTGTCTCATTGGATCACGGTTATAGAATCGGTTCAAAATAGGTTGTCATTGTGGAAGGCAAAAACTCTCTCTATAGGAG CCAAGTGGGGATGGCGTTTCACAATAGAAAAGGATGCTCTCTGGCGTAGAGTAGTGGAGTACATTCATGGTGGTAGAGGATTGTGGTCTTTCCTTCCAATTAAGAGGGCTCTCACGGGATGTTGGAAGTCGATTGCAAGCTGGCTAGAGAAGTGCATCATTCAAGATAAGAAGTTAAAGCAGCTTATTCGATGTTCAGTGGAAAAGGGTGAGAGAGTTCGATTTTGGAATGATATTTTATTAGGTTCGGTTGACTTAAAGTCTCGATGGCCAGGTTTGTATAGGTTAGAAAAGAATAAGTTGTGCACAGTGGCAGAAAGATTTAAAGAAGATAGTGGCGACTGGTCGTTTTCTGTGGAGTGGCAGAGGGGCTTCTTGGCGGTGGAGGAGATATCGGAACACCAAGACTTAACTGTTATGTTACAAGGATTCTCGATCTCCAATGTGGAAGACAAGTGGTACTGGGATATTGACACAAGTGCCGTTTTTTTCTCGGTGGCCTGCTTTAAAGATCTTTTACAAAAAGATAGGGGTGGTACTCGAGATCATAGCATGAAGTGGGAAGGTTGGGTTCCAATAAAAGTTAACATGGTTTCTTGGAGGGCCGAGTTTCATAGACTTCCCACCCGGGGGGCTCTTACAAAAAGAAGAATAAATATAGTTGATGTGTCATGTCCTCTTTGTGAGACCGGGAATGAAGAAGTCAACCATCTTTTTATGGGATGCAGATTCTCGTATGGCGTGTGGAGCTTCATTTGTAAGTGGTGCAATTTGGATCCTTTTTTTGCATATGATGTTGAAGATTTAATGCGACTATATAGGAATGTCCATGGTGGTAAGTGGAGAAAAAGATTATTAGAGGCATTGTCATGGTTACGATTTGGGTTTTGTGGAAGACACGGAATGCTAAGGTTTTTCAACATACATCAAGGCAAGTTAGAGAGGTTGTAG